One segment of Mesoplodon densirostris isolate mMesDen1 chromosome 6, mMesDen1 primary haplotype, whole genome shotgun sequence DNA contains the following:
- the LINGO2 gene encoding leucine-rich repeat and immunoglobulin-like domain-containing nogo receptor-interacting protein 2 encodes MLHTALSCWQPFLGLAVVLIFMGSTIGCPARCECSAQNKSVSCHRRRLIAIPEGIPIETKILDLSKNRLKSVNPEEFISYPLLEEIDLSDNIIANVEPGAFNNLFNLRSLRLKGNRLKLVPLGVFTGLANLTKLDISENKIVILLDYMFQDLHNLKSLEVGDNDLVYISHRAFSGLLSLEQLTLEKCNLTAVPTEALSHLRSLISLHLKHLNINNMPVYAFKRLFHLKHLEIDYWPLLDMMPANSLYGLNLTSLSITNTNLSIVPFLAFKHLVYLTHLNLSYNPISTIEAGMFSDLIRLQELHIVGAQLRTIEPHSFQGLRFLRVLNVSQNLLETLEENVFSSPRALEVLSINNNPLACDCRLLWILQRHPTLQFGGQQPMCAGPDTIRERSFKDFHSTALSFYFTCKKPKIREKKLQHLLVDEGQTVQLECNADGDPQPVISWVTPRRRFITAKSNGRATVLGDGTLEIRFAQDQDSGMYVCIASNAAGNDTFTASLTVKGFTSDRFLYANRTPMYMTDSNDTVSNGTNANTFSLDLKTILVSTAMGCFTFLGVVLFCFLLLFVWSRGKGKHKNSIDLEYVPRKNNGAVVEGEVAGPRRFNMKMI; translated from the coding sequence ATGCTTCACACGGCCTTATCATGTTGGCAGCCATTCCTGGGTCTGGCTGTGGTCTTAATCTTCATGGGATCCACCATTGGCTGCCCTGCTCGCTGCGAGTGCTCAGCCCAGAACAAATCTGTTAGCTGCCACCGAAGGAGATTGATTGCCATCCCAGAGGGCATTCCCATCGAGACCAAAATCTTGGACCTCAGCAAGAACAGGCTGAAAAGTGTCAACCCTGAAGAATTCATCTCATACCCTCTGCTGGAGGAGATAGACTTGAGTGACAACATCATCGCCAACGTGGAGCCAGGAGCATTTAACAACCTCTTCAACCTGCGTTCCCTCCGCCTCAAGGGCAATCGCCTGAAGTTGGTCCCTCTGGGGGTCTTCACGGGCCTCGCCAACCTCACCAAGCTTGACATTAGTGAAAATAAGATTGTCATTTTACTGGACTACATGTTCCAGGATTTGCATAACCTGAAGTCTCTAGAAGTGGGGGATAATGATTTGGTTTATATATCACATAGGGCCTTCAGTGGGCTGCTTAGCTTGGAGCAGCTCACCCTGGAGAAATGCAACCTAACAGCGGTACCAACAGAAGCCCTCTCCCATCTCCGCAGCCTCATCAGCCTGCATCTGAAGCATCTCAATATCAACAACATGCCCGTGTATGCCTTTAAAAGACTGTTCCACCTGAAACATCTAGAGATTGACTATTGGCCTTTACTGGATATGATGCCTGCCAATAGCCTCTATGGTCTCAACCTCACATCCCTCTCAATCACGAACACCAATCTGTCCATTGTACCCTTCCTTGCCTTTAAACACCTGGTCTATCTGACCCACCTTAACCTCTCCTACAATCCCATCAGCACTATCGAAGCAGGCATGTTCTCGGACCTGATCCGCCTTCAGGAGCTTCATATAGTGGGGGCCCAGCTCCGCACCATTGAGCCTCACTCCTTCCAAGGGCTCCGCTTCCTTCGTGTGCTCAATGTGTCTCAGAACCTACTGGAAACTTTGGAAGAGAATGTTTTCTCCTCCCCTAGGGCTTTGGAGGTCCTGAGCATTAATAACAACCCACTGGCCTGTGACTGCCGCCTTCTCTGGATCCTGCAGCGTCACCCCACCCTGCAGTTCGGTGGCCAGCAGCCCATGTGTGCTGGCCCAGACACCATTCGTGAGAGGTCATTCAAGGATTTCCATAGCACTgccctttctttttactttacctGCAAAAAACCCAAAATCCGTGAAAAGAAGTTGCAGCATCTGCTAGTGGATGAGGGGCAGACGGTCCAGCTAGAATGCAATGCTGATGGAGACCCACAGCCTGTAATTTCCTGGGTGACACCTCGAAGGCGTTTCATCACCGCCAAGTCCAATGGAAGAGCCACTGTGTTGGGCGATGGCACCTTGGAAATCCGTTTTGCCCAGGATCAAGATAGCGGGATGTATGTTTGCATCGCTAGCAACGCCGCTGGGAATGACACCTTCACAGCCTCCTTAACTGTGAAAGGATTCACTTCAGACCGCTTCCTTTATGCAAACAGGACCCCTATGTACATGACCGACTCCAATGACACCGTTTCCAATGGCACCAATGCCAATACTTTTTCCCTGGACCTTAAAACAATACTGGTGTCTACAGCCATGGGCTGTTTCACATTCCTGGgagtggttttattttgttttctcctcctttttgtgTGGAGCCGAGGGAAAGGCAAACACAAAAACAGCATTGACCTTGAGTATGTGCCCCGAAAAAACAATGGTGCTGTTGTGGAAGGGGAGGTGGCTGGACCCAGGAGGTTCAACATGAAAATGATATGA